In Methanosarcina barkeri MS, a single window of DNA contains:
- a CDS encoding transglutaminase-like domain-containing protein, translating into MRNSKASGRRGIASIITVLCICFVLAALTGILSSDSIESFREEVTGYISSGPDSESQESVYTPQPALFTFPATPTYSIRKSELTPILRTPLQPGFSLNSNYQTSDFYQGRMGYARINIKNEGRNPIFIDRYGVSVNASKSRIYSEDCGVLVNPGEEQYLGVIAIQIPEEKKANFSIVLWLLASTSEGKWHDYGSYPLKNFTVNLKPMPEKSNPVYRDNPSPYFETINKLVEPAEPAIREKAVQVARSYPGAYNIYQVCALFDVVKEKVEYVSDPRGNDIWEPANVTLRMGAGDCEDQAILLSSMLEAVGGTTRVYLTNTHAFAAVYIGNGTAATDAAVRGVRAYYGNVDVNYLTDEYGSWLMLDPTSSLYAGGLPGKTAPAKVKAAEGNETYRSWTFVDTNEVKAIDINPRWSL; encoded by the coding sequence ATGAGGAATTCAAAGGCTTCAGGAAGAAGAGGGATAGCCTCAATAATTACTGTTTTATGCATCTGCTTTGTACTCGCTGCACTCACCGGAATACTGTCTTCGGATTCAATTGAGAGTTTCAGAGAAGAAGTAACAGGTTATATATCCTCAGGCCCGGATTCCGAAAGCCAGGAAAGTGTTTATACACCTCAACCGGCTTTATTTACTTTCCCGGCAACACCCACATACTCCATCAGGAAAAGCGAACTCACCCCCATCCTGAGAACTCCGTTGCAGCCTGGCTTCTCCCTAAACAGCAACTACCAAACTTCAGATTTTTACCAGGGGAGAATGGGCTATGCCAGAATCAACATTAAAAACGAAGGTCGAAACCCTATTTTTATAGATAGGTACGGGGTTTCGGTTAATGCCTCCAAAAGCCGGATTTATTCAGAGGACTGCGGAGTTTTGGTCAATCCCGGTGAAGAGCAGTATCTAGGAGTAATCGCGATTCAGATCCCTGAAGAAAAAAAAGCAAATTTCAGTATTGTCCTCTGGCTGCTTGCCTCGACCTCGGAAGGAAAATGGCACGACTACGGATCTTATCCTCTGAAAAACTTTACTGTAAACCTGAAGCCAATGCCAGAAAAATCAAATCCAGTATACCGAGACAATCCTTCGCCTTACTTTGAGACCATAAACAAACTTGTGGAGCCAGCCGAACCTGCTATAAGGGAAAAGGCAGTCCAGGTGGCTCGCTCATATCCGGGAGCATATAATATCTATCAGGTCTGTGCCCTCTTTGACGTGGTAAAAGAGAAAGTCGAATACGTAAGTGACCCAAGAGGTAATGACATCTGGGAGCCAGCTAACGTTACCCTTAGAATGGGAGCCGGGGATTGTGAAGATCAAGCAATTCTCCTTTCATCCATGCTCGAGGCTGTAGGAGGCACAACCCGGGTCTACCTGACCAATACTCATGCCTTTGCAGCGGTATATATAGGCAATGGAACCGCTGCGACAGATGCTGCAGTCAGAGGCGTAAGGGCCTATTACGGAAACGTTGATGTAAATTACCTGACAGACGAATACGGTTCCTGGCTGATGCTCGACCCGACTTCAAGCCTTTATGCAGGTGGGCTTCCCGGAAAAACGGCCCCTGCGAAAGTTAAAGCTGCTGAAGGAAACGAAACATATAGAAGCTGGACCTTTGTAGATACGAATGAAGTAAAAGCTATTGATATCAACCCCAGGTGGTCTTTATAA
- a CDS encoding DUF4277 domain-containing protein, whose translation MLVTTRSLDHHGIVSGIYDELEIGMLMREITEVKVEIDSKVITKIANMDEVKDKIIG comes from the coding sequence ATGCTTGTTACAACACGTTCTCTTGACCATCATGGAATCGTTTCTGGTATTTACGATGAACTTGAAATCGGAATGCTGATGAGGGAAATTACAGAAGTAAAAGTGGAAATTGATTCAAAGGTGATAACCAAAATTGCCAACATGGATGAAGTTAAGGATAAGATAATAGGTTGA
- the truD gene encoding tRNA pseudouridine(13) synthase TruD — translation MQVPEIEKQIGINLYSTDTDGLGGQLRQEVEDFIVKEITNREEGQEGKYLILELVKRDWDTHHLTRTLAKILKVSQKRISVAGTKDKRALTTQKISIFDIDAQEIEKIHLKDVELKVLGHSRKSVELGDLWGNNFRITIRNITHSSEETHKLLEKTTNEILAQNGVPNFFGIQRFGSVRPVTHLVGKAIVEGDFEKAALLYIDEPFPDEPEETRKARQFVKETLDFKEGLKIYPLHLGHERAMMNHLIANPDDFAGAFLVLPKNLYRMFVHGYQSYIYNTILCRRIEKGLPLNEAVEGDVVCFKNEHGLPDSSKTEKATAETVNAMNRLIKKKRAFITAPLPGYSTEFASGVPGEIEQAVLEELKVPLQGFNIEETPEMSSKGIRREILLQVEPKFEVAEDELNPGKSKAVLEFMLPKGSYATTMLREYMKVDPLQMS, via the coding sequence ATGCAAGTGCCGGAAATTGAAAAACAGATCGGAATAAATCTTTACTCCACGGATACTGACGGCCTTGGAGGGCAACTTCGGCAGGAAGTGGAGGATTTTATTGTTAAAGAAATTACGAATCGAGAGGAAGGACAGGAAGGGAAATACCTTATTCTTGAGCTCGTAAAGCGAGACTGGGATACACATCACCTGACCCGGACTCTCGCAAAAATCCTCAAGGTAAGCCAGAAGCGAATCAGCGTTGCAGGCACAAAGGATAAACGTGCACTTACCACTCAGAAAATCAGTATTTTTGATATTGATGCCCAGGAAATTGAGAAGATCCATTTAAAAGATGTAGAGCTGAAAGTCCTCGGCCACTCCCGAAAATCCGTTGAACTCGGAGACCTGTGGGGAAACAATTTCAGAATTACCATCCGGAATATTACCCATTCGAGTGAGGAGACACACAAACTGCTCGAAAAGACCACAAACGAGATCTTGGCTCAGAACGGTGTTCCTAACTTCTTCGGGATCCAGCGCTTCGGCTCGGTACGTCCTGTCACGCATCTGGTAGGAAAAGCCATTGTTGAGGGAGATTTTGAAAAAGCTGCCCTGCTTTATATTGACGAACCCTTCCCTGATGAACCGGAAGAGACACGGAAAGCCCGCCAGTTTGTTAAAGAGACCCTCGATTTCAAAGAAGGCCTGAAAATCTATCCTCTACACCTTGGGCATGAAAGAGCAATGATGAACCATCTGATCGCAAACCCGGATGACTTTGCAGGAGCTTTTCTTGTTCTCCCGAAAAACCTTTACAGGATGTTTGTGCATGGCTACCAGTCCTACATATATAACACGATCCTGTGCAGGAGGATCGAAAAAGGCCTTCCCTTAAACGAGGCTGTAGAAGGCGATGTTGTCTGTTTCAAGAATGAGCATGGCCTGCCGGATTCTTCAAAAACCGAAAAAGCCACCGCAGAAACCGTAAATGCCATGAACCGCCTGATTAAGAAAAAACGGGCCTTTATAACCGCTCCCCTTCCGGGCTATAGTACAGAATTTGCGTCAGGCGTTCCGGGAGAGATCGAACAGGCAGTTCTCGAGGAACTCAAAGTTCCTCTGCAAGGCTTCAATATAGAAGAAACTCCTGAGATGAGCTCGAAAGGCATAAGGCGAGAAATCCTCCTTCAGGTTGAGCCGAAGTTTGAGGTTGCTGAAGACGAACTAAACCCCGGAAAGTCAAAAGCTGTGCTTGAGTTCATGCTGCCAAAGGGAAGTTACGCAACAACCATGCTGCGGGAGTACATGAAGGTAGATCCTCTGCAAATGAGTTGA
- a CDS encoding M1 family aminopeptidase, translating into MLGGIALYAVQVFVLKITFDPVVSLSSLLVITLAGIFFTVLICSGLYLITENLDISFLAYCILFFMSIGSSNYLLKWVQTSAVMYSDFGGILPVFKFVLYNRLLWTFVSTGIFTVGLLCRRRYELNLSLSLKLNAKQLWIPVLVLLLLGASLFVYINEPYINRNDSVFKTELKANENVKLTHVSSNVQFFPVNQSLSARVLYEFEKESGTEYIDFITNAGIHIKKLTVDGVEAPNSLKRIKGTDRVRLEVPAESRNVTIDISYAGKLKYPSSIGFPGYISEESIYLLENSHWIFEPLTGSQDMIEIKGSVTAPKNLVMVVPGELTGVLEEHGRKTWEYSALSNDFSPGVFAGNYEVKKMLAGSTEIELYYSPKHRAYIETLGIENYLINIVSYYEKNIGSYPYQEYPLKIVESSIYKTGGHSTLNIVTVSEYVFNRELDREIGGDSDNFSSDLTSLKDITFVGDMDLLAHEIAHQWWGTGVFVKENPPWSSEGLADYLAYKYVTEEFGSYASAYIPAMWKGGVDSMENSYYYANPKMLENLPEKQRQKYEMETRKIELYSQMPMLLLRAEELLGEESFFTKLSDIYTDYRFKSLSYEEFMPSIGLSEAELDKDPVKGKETGTEETAEGEAVFDE; encoded by the coding sequence GTGCTGGGGGGAATTGCCTTATATGCAGTCCAGGTATTTGTCCTGAAAATTACCTTTGATCCTGTAGTTTCTCTGTCCAGTCTGCTAGTAATTACGCTTGCAGGAATCTTTTTTACAGTCCTGATCTGCAGTGGACTTTACCTGATTACGGAAAACCTGGATATCTCTTTTCTTGCATACTGTATTCTTTTTTTCATGAGTATAGGTAGCTCAAATTACCTGTTAAAATGGGTTCAGACTTCGGCGGTGATGTATTCTGACTTCGGAGGAATCCTCCCGGTTTTTAAGTTTGTTCTCTACAACCGTCTTCTCTGGACTTTTGTTTCCACCGGGATTTTTACCGTCGGGCTGCTGTGCAGAAGACGATATGAATTAAATTTGAGTTTGTCTTTGAAGCTCAATGCAAAGCAGCTCTGGATTCCTGTTCTGGTCCTGCTGCTTCTGGGCGCTTCTCTTTTTGTCTATATCAATGAACCTTATATTAACCGAAATGACAGTGTATTCAAAACCGAACTTAAGGCAAATGAAAATGTAAAACTAACTCATGTTTCCTCGAATGTTCAGTTCTTTCCTGTAAACCAGAGCCTTTCAGCCAGGGTACTCTATGAATTTGAAAAAGAATCGGGCACTGAATACATTGATTTTATCACAAATGCAGGAATTCATATAAAAAAACTTACTGTTGATGGAGTTGAGGCTCCCAATTCCTTAAAGAGGATAAAAGGAACGGACAGGGTACGTTTGGAAGTCCCTGCCGAATCAAGGAACGTTACCATAGATATTAGCTACGCAGGTAAACTCAAATATCCTTCTTCAATCGGCTTTCCCGGTTATATCTCAGAGGAGAGTATATACCTGCTGGAAAACTCACACTGGATTTTCGAACCTCTGACCGGTTCACAAGATATGATAGAGATAAAGGGTTCTGTCACGGCTCCGAAGAACCTGGTAATGGTCGTTCCCGGGGAATTAACAGGAGTTCTGGAAGAACACGGCCGAAAAACCTGGGAATACAGTGCCCTTTCCAATGATTTTTCACCCGGAGTCTTTGCAGGGAACTATGAAGTAAAAAAGATGCTGGCTGGCAGTACTGAGATCGAGTTATATTACAGTCCGAAACACAGGGCGTATATAGAAACCCTTGGGATTGAAAACTATTTAATAAATATTGTTTCCTATTATGAAAAAAATATAGGCAGCTATCCGTATCAGGAATACCCCTTAAAAATAGTAGAAAGTTCTATCTACAAGACCGGCGGACATTCAACCCTGAATATCGTAACGGTTTCAGAATATGTGTTTAACAGAGAACTGGACAGGGAAATTGGAGGAGATTCAGATAACTTTTCCTCTGATCTCACATCTCTTAAAGACATCACCTTTGTTGGGGATATGGACCTGTTAGCCCATGAAATCGCTCATCAGTGGTGGGGAACAGGAGTTTTCGTGAAGGAAAATCCCCCCTGGTCTTCGGAAGGGCTTGCAGATTACCTGGCCTACAAATACGTAACAGAAGAGTTTGGTTCCTATGCATCAGCATATATCCCTGCAATGTGGAAAGGCGGAGTAGATTCCATGGAAAACAGTTATTACTATGCGAATCCGAAAATGCTGGAAAACCTGCCTGAGAAACAGAGACAAAAGTATGAAATGGAGACTCGAAAAATAGAACTTTATTCCCAGATGCCTATGCTCTTGCTGAGAGCCGAAGAGCTGCTTGGGGAAGAGTCATTTTTTACGAAGTTATCGGATATTTATACGGATTACAGGTTTAAATCCCTTTCTTATGAGGAATTCATGCCTTCAATAGGGCTGAGCGAAGCCGAGCTTGATAAGGACCCGGTAAAGGGGAAAGAAACGGGGACGGAAGAAACAGCAGAAGGGGAGGCGGTTTTCGATGAATAA
- a CDS encoding MATE family efflux transporter, with product MTDESEMRSASLGKLFLKFVFPATIGLIVAGIQGVIDGFFIGNSVGSQGLAGVTLAFPALLAIIAVGQMIGIGTSSLVALALGRANRQEALRLINNAFPMLLFVGIGLTSIGLAFSESYLHLLGASGPVFSMANSYLRVLFSGSILLILSIALEPLVRNDGKPRLAMTCVVASVLVNMVLDYLFVMRMEMGVTGAAIATVIAFSLSGILLALYFFSGWAGLKLNPRSLSLEPKIIIRIMRTGFPSFAMQFSTFVLLFANEYMLLSYGSELAVSGYGIIGYVFSIFSLIFEGIAVGTQPIIGFNYGARCYSRVAGTLKIAVISCLVAGLIGFMLLSMYPEQFILIFNRDSPKLLEITLNGMEIFVFALLTHGTVMLGSVYFQSINKIRYALFIQLGTVFLFLLPLLWILPPLLDLNGVWLATPAAEFLMFLVVLGLLWKEFGFLKNGIAVSE from the coding sequence ATGACAGATGAAAGTGAAATGAGGTCTGCAAGCTTAGGGAAGCTTTTCCTGAAATTCGTTTTCCCGGCAACCATCGGGTTGATTGTTGCTGGAATCCAGGGAGTTATTGACGGTTTCTTTATCGGAAACTCCGTGGGCAGCCAGGGGCTTGCAGGGGTGACTCTTGCATTTCCCGCACTTCTAGCCATAATTGCTGTGGGACAGATGATCGGGATCGGGACTTCAAGCCTTGTGGCCCTGGCTCTTGGCAGAGCTAATCGGCAGGAAGCCCTCAGGCTTATAAATAATGCTTTTCCCATGCTTCTGTTCGTGGGAATAGGGCTCACCTCCATCGGGCTAGCTTTCTCGGAATCTTATCTCCACCTCCTGGGAGCTTCTGGTCCAGTCTTTAGCATGGCAAATAGTTATCTTAGAGTCCTATTCTCAGGCTCGATACTCCTGATTCTGTCCATTGCTCTCGAACCTCTTGTACGAAATGATGGGAAACCAAGACTTGCTATGACATGTGTGGTTGCGAGTGTTCTTGTAAACATGGTTCTTGACTACTTATTTGTCATGCGAATGGAAATGGGGGTTACCGGGGCTGCAATAGCTACGGTTATTGCTTTCTCTCTTTCCGGAATTCTATTAGCTCTGTATTTTTTCAGCGGATGGGCTGGGCTGAAACTAAACCCCCGTTCCCTCTCTCTGGAGCCGAAAATAATTATCAGAATTATGAGAACAGGTTTTCCTTCCTTTGCAATGCAGTTTTCAACTTTTGTCCTGCTCTTTGCGAACGAGTATATGCTGCTCAGTTACGGCTCGGAACTCGCTGTTTCAGGCTATGGAATTATAGGTTACGTCTTCTCGATTTTCTCCTTGATTTTTGAAGGAATAGCAGTCGGTACCCAGCCAATCATCGGTTTTAATTACGGGGCCCGTTGTTATTCCCGGGTTGCAGGGACCTTGAAGATAGCTGTTATCTCTTGCCTTGTGGCCGGATTGATTGGTTTTATGCTTCTCTCTATGTATCCGGAACAGTTTATTCTCATCTTCAATCGCGACAGCCCCAAACTCCTGGAAATTACTCTTAATGGAATGGAGATTTTCGTGTTTGCCCTCCTTACTCACGGGACGGTTATGCTGGGTTCCGTATATTTCCAGTCAATAAACAAAATCAGATATGCTCTTTTCATCCAGCTAGGAACAGTTTTTCTCTTCCTCCTTCCTCTACTCTGGATTTTACCTCCTTTACTTGACCTTAATGGGGTATGGCTTGCAACCCCGGCTGCGGAATTTCTTATGTTCCTGGTCGTGCTGGGCTTGCTCTGGAAAGAGTTCGGTTTTCTCAAGAATGGAATAGCTGTAAGTGAGTAA
- a CDS encoding ABC transporter ATP-binding protein → MEIEIKDLSKAYRPEKPVLSGINLEFRPPSIVGLIGPNGAGKTTFMKILVRQILASTGSIKIDGTDISKSENDLKNHLGYLPQEFGLYEELTVYQFLDYMALLKGLGLEKEKRIKNCIEKTGLSEKKNSRIRTLSGGQKQRVGIAQALLNDPELLIVDEPTVGLDPAERVRFRNLLAENANHRLVLLSTHIIEDVESICNRLIVLYRGEILFDGNPVELIKKAAGHVGVLDSDCEAGPDIETDCIVTSRLITETGAQYRIVGDKLPSGIKPVIPSLEDAYMYLITQSG, encoded by the coding sequence ATGGAAATTGAAATTAAAGATCTTTCAAAAGCATACAGGCCGGAAAAACCCGTACTTTCAGGAATCAATCTCGAGTTTCGACCTCCTTCTATTGTTGGGCTAATAGGACCAAATGGGGCAGGGAAGACTACTTTTATGAAAATCCTTGTCCGTCAGATCCTTGCATCGACCGGGTCAATAAAAATTGACGGGACGGACATAAGCAAAAGCGAGAACGACCTTAAGAATCATCTTGGGTACCTGCCCCAGGAATTTGGCCTTTATGAAGAACTGACCGTATACCAGTTCCTGGATTATATGGCGCTTTTAAAAGGTCTGGGTCTTGAAAAAGAAAAAAGGATAAAAAATTGCATAGAAAAAACCGGGCTCTCCGAAAAGAAAAATTCCAGAATAAGGACTCTTTCAGGGGGGCAAAAGCAAAGAGTTGGAATTGCACAGGCGCTTTTGAATGATCCCGAACTTTTGATTGTTGACGAGCCTACTGTTGGGCTTGACCCGGCTGAAAGGGTAAGATTTCGAAACCTTCTGGCCGAAAATGCGAACCACAGGCTTGTGCTTCTCTCAACTCACATTATTGAAGACGTGGAATCGATTTGCAACCGGCTAATTGTCCTGTACAGGGGTGAAATCCTTTTTGACGGAAACCCTGTAGAACTGATTAAAAAGGCTGCAGGGCATGTCGGTGTGCTCGACTCTGACTGTGAAGCTGGCCCTGATATTGAAACGGACTGTATAGTGACCTCAAGGCTTATCACAGAAACCGGAGCCCAGTATAGAATTGTAGGAGATAAGCTTCCTTCCGGCATAAAACCCGTAATCCCTTCGCTTGAAGATGCTTATATGTATTTGATTACACAGAGCGGATGA